A stretch of Lewinella sp. 4G2 DNA encodes these proteins:
- a CDS encoding mechanosensitive ion channel domain-containing protein, with product MEAILEALQAQLNLLFEVIPALLKAFVIILVGYLLAKLVRNILKRLLEAVGIDKLADKLMDIELLQSSNFNLVPSAAISSAAYYFILIIFIMAAVEAMGLKIISDLLKDLIAYIPNGVTALLVLVLGIFLADTVKKIIYETCRSLGISSGNLIANVVFYFILLNIILIALRQAQLQTRFMEANITVMLAGVAGAFAIGYGLASRHVMGSLLASFYNRGRLKVGDDVTIDGMRGEIVTMNNSDLVLRAEESEYIIPFSKLTSESVQIHSRREVGPPLPPNREG from the coding sequence ATGGAAGCTATTTTAGAAGCCTTACAAGCACAGCTTAACCTCCTTTTTGAGGTCATCCCCGCCCTGTTAAAGGCCTTCGTGATCATCCTCGTCGGCTACCTGCTGGCCAAACTAGTACGTAATATTCTCAAGCGCCTGTTGGAAGCCGTGGGCATCGATAAGCTGGCGGATAAGTTGATGGACATTGAGTTGTTGCAGTCCTCCAATTTCAATCTGGTGCCCTCCGCCGCCATTTCTTCCGCCGCGTACTATTTCATCCTGATCATTTTCATCATGGCCGCCGTGGAAGCGATGGGTCTGAAGATCATTTCGGATCTTTTGAAGGACCTGATTGCCTACATCCCGAACGGGGTGACGGCGCTGCTCGTCCTGGTGCTAGGTATTTTCCTGGCGGATACCGTCAAAAAGATCATCTACGAGACCTGCCGGAGTTTGGGTATTTCTAGCGGTAACCTCATCGCTAATGTGGTCTTCTACTTCATTCTGCTCAATATCATTCTGATCGCCCTACGGCAGGCGCAGTTGCAGACCCGCTTCATGGAGGCCAACATCACCGTGATGCTCGCCGGAGTTGCCGGTGCTTTCGCCATTGGATATGGCCTGGCATCCCGCCACGTAATGGGTTCCCTGCTCGCCAGCTTCTACAACCGCGGCCGCCTCAAGGTGGGCGACGACGTCACCATCGACGGGATGCGCGGTGAGATCGTGACGATGAATAATTCGGACCTCGTCCTAAGGGCGGAGGAGAGCGAGTACATCATTCCCTTCAGCAAACTTACTTCGGAGTCGGTTCAGATTCACTCGCGGCGGGAGGTGGGGCCACCGTTACCGCCGAACCGGGAGGGGTAA
- a CDS encoding RNA polymerase sigma factor — MAASAYSNGCTSEMEDLDIIVAYRAKRHATCFRLLHDRYASKIYSKALTMLRDQEQAEDATQEIFTKVFLNLGKFEGKAKFSTWVYSVTYNFCIDKIRKEKRSRALFADEIENPPDHAADEEDPGELATLQVNELRKVLAKLSDADRTLLLLKYKDGVKIREIAEMLGKNDSAVKMQLKRAKEKAKKIHGELFTSSTL; from the coding sequence ATGGCTGCTAGTGCCTACAGCAATGGGTGTACTTCCGAAATGGAGGACCTGGACATCATCGTAGCCTACCGGGCCAAGCGACACGCTACTTGCTTTCGCTTACTGCACGACCGGTATGCCTCCAAGATCTACAGCAAGGCGCTGACGATGTTGCGCGACCAGGAACAGGCAGAGGATGCCACCCAGGAGATCTTTACGAAGGTGTTCCTGAACCTCGGCAAATTTGAGGGGAAGGCGAAGTTCTCGACCTGGGTGTATTCGGTGACCTATAACTTCTGCATCGATAAGATCCGGAAGGAAAAGCGCAGCCGGGCCCTGTTCGCGGACGAGATCGAAAACCCACCGGACCACGCCGCCGACGAGGAAGACCCCGGTGAACTGGCCACTTTGCAGGTGAACGAACTGCGCAAAGTACTGGCCAAGCTGAGTGACGCCGACCGTACGCTCTTGCTGCTGAAATACAAGGACGGCGTCAAGATTCGCGAGATCGCCGAGATGCTCGGAAAGAACGACTCCGCCGTTAAAATGCAACTGAAACGCGCCAAAGAGAAGGCGAAAAAAATCCACGGAGAGCTTTTTACCTCTTCAACACTTTAG
- a CDS encoding DUF4249 family protein — MKNLVVFFSLLCVLASCTDPVELDSRFENAELVVEAWLNTESEPQTIILSESQDFYDNRLPTYVEDAVVVVSEIVDSVPTGEIFVFEYQDSGRYVWTPEPGQTLGEVGQVMGLGVQRGEQQYAAISQINRTAIIDSLSFQFEEESLGLDEGLYAQIYARDQVGQGDAYFIRSTINDTLLLRTAELNIAFDATFSPGTNTDGVAFIFPIRFSINKTDDNGGPIPLEPGETVAVEIIGLSPEAYLYLRIVQEQINNGQSGLFDLPVANSPGNVFDADTQEPILGFFNVGEVARISRVVE, encoded by the coding sequence ATGAAAAACCTGGTAGTATTCTTCTCCCTCCTCTGCGTACTGGCCTCCTGCACGGACCCGGTGGAATTGGACAGCCGCTTCGAAAACGCCGAACTGGTGGTAGAAGCCTGGCTGAATACCGAGTCGGAACCCCAAACGATCATCCTCAGCGAGAGCCAGGATTTTTACGATAACCGCCTGCCAACTTACGTGGAGGACGCGGTGGTCGTCGTCTCCGAAATTGTGGACTCCGTCCCGACAGGCGAAATCTTTGTCTTTGAATACCAGGATTCCGGCCGCTACGTCTGGACGCCCGAACCCGGGCAAACCCTGGGCGAAGTTGGCCAGGTAATGGGTCTTGGCGTACAACGGGGCGAGCAGCAGTATGCTGCCATCTCACAGATCAACCGGACGGCCATCATTGACTCCCTCTCCTTCCAGTTCGAGGAAGAATCGCTGGGCCTGGACGAAGGCCTGTACGCCCAAATCTACGCCCGCGACCAAGTAGGGCAGGGTGATGCCTACTTCATCCGCAGCACGATCAACGACACCCTGTTGCTGCGTACCGCCGAACTGAATATAGCCTTTGACGCGACCTTCAGCCCCGGCACGAACACCGATGGCGTGGCCTTCATCTTCCCGATCCGTTTCTCCATCAATAAAACGGACGACAACGGCGGGCCAATCCCACTCGAACCCGGCGAAACGGTGGCGGTGGAGATCATCGGCCTCAGCCCGGAAGCTTACCTCTACCTCCGTATCGTGCAGGAGCAGATCAACAATGGCCAAAGTGGCCTCTTCGATTTGCCGGTAGCGAACTCTCCGGGCAACGTATTCGATGCGGATACGCAGGAGCCGATTTTGGGCTTCTTCAATGTGGGGGAGGTTGCGCGGATTTCGCGGGTGGTTGAATAG
- a CDS encoding TonB-dependent receptor — protein sequence MIKQLLTLVLSLALATGLAAQEKVTVKGTVTDASNGETLIGATIYLKGTTKGTTTNEYGFYSLTVDPGTYTIVAGYLGYEDQAREAEFIGNFTADFELAESGTDLVEIVVTAEEEDANVADVQMSVEQLNIGQIERLPALLGEVDVLRSIQLLPGVSTVGEGAAGFNVRGGSIDQNLVILDEAPVFNSSHLFGFFSVFNPDAVKGVKLYKGGIPARYGGRLSSILDVRMKEGNSKQFQMDGGIGTIFSRLSVEAPIVKDKSSFLLAGRRSYIDVLAAPFLGDDLEGTTLNFYDLTLKTNYKFSDRDQIFLSAYLGRDVFAPGDQAGFSWGNTTTTLRWNHLFSDKLFSNLTFYYSDYDYAINFGDDPEQDAFDWDASIVNFSAKPEFSYFINPDNVIRFGGQGIYYRFEPANAIAVSDGDEIDISIANQWAIESAAFIENEQSIFKGRVKLNYGLRLSYFAYLGGRNVYEFGEAPRQGIARPLTNATSTDRGETIKDWYNLEPRASIQYQLNTSSSLKASYQRTAQYIHLLSNTTASVPLDIWTPSTNNIDPQLADQYAIGYFRNFKNNTYEASAETYYKDFSNLIDYVDGADLVLNELVEGQILPGKGRAYGLELQVKKVKGRFNGWINYTLARTELLTEGINDDDWYPSRFDQTHNLNVTGFYEINDRWTFSSTFAYITGTPVTLASSGYYQLGYFVPNNEGAGRNNFRIPDYHRLDISFTLDPKKEKADKRWQGQWVFGVYNLYSRRNPITVSGRQDADIRPILGQPISTESVKLSVVGNFIPSVSYNFKFK from the coding sequence ATGATTAAACAACTACTCACGCTTGTCCTGAGTCTTGCCCTCGCCACCGGCCTGGCCGCCCAGGAAAAAGTGACCGTGAAGGGCACCGTCACCGACGCCAGCAACGGCGAAACCCTGATCGGGGCCACCATCTACCTGAAGGGCACCACCAAGGGGACGACCACCAACGAATACGGCTTCTACTCCCTGACCGTCGACCCCGGCACCTACACCATCGTGGCCGGCTACCTGGGTTACGAAGACCAGGCTAGGGAAGCTGAGTTCATCGGCAACTTTACCGCCGACTTCGAACTCGCCGAATCCGGCACCGACCTGGTGGAGATCGTCGTCACCGCCGAAGAGGAAGATGCTAATGTAGCCGACGTGCAGATGTCCGTAGAACAACTCAACATCGGGCAGATCGAACGCTTGCCAGCGCTACTTGGGGAAGTGGACGTGCTGCGCAGCATCCAACTGCTACCCGGCGTGAGTACGGTAGGGGAGGGCGCCGCCGGCTTTAACGTCCGGGGTGGTTCCATTGACCAGAACCTGGTCATCCTGGACGAGGCACCGGTCTTCAACTCCAGCCACCTCTTCGGTTTCTTCTCGGTCTTCAATCCCGATGCCGTGAAGGGCGTCAAACTGTACAAGGGGGGAATTCCGGCCCGCTACGGTGGCCGCCTCTCGAGTATCCTCGACGTACGGATGAAGGAGGGTAACTCGAAGCAATTTCAAATGGACGGGGGCATCGGTACCATCTTCAGCCGCCTTTCGGTGGAGGCGCCGATCGTTAAAGACAAGTCTTCCTTTCTGTTAGCGGGGCGGCGGTCCTACATCGACGTGCTGGCCGCTCCCTTCCTGGGCGATGACCTGGAGGGGACGACCCTCAACTTTTACGACCTCACATTGAAGACCAACTACAAATTCAGTGACCGCGACCAGATCTTTCTCTCCGCCTACCTCGGCCGCGACGTATTTGCGCCCGGTGACCAGGCCGGCTTCAGCTGGGGAAATACCACGACGACGCTGCGGTGGAATCACCTCTTTTCGGACAAGCTCTTCAGCAACCTGACCTTTTACTACTCCGATTACGACTACGCCATCAACTTCGGGGACGACCCGGAGCAAGATGCCTTTGACTGGGACGCGAGCATCGTCAACTTCAGTGCCAAGCCAGAGTTCAGCTACTTCATCAATCCGGACAACGTCATTCGTTTCGGGGGGCAGGGGATCTACTACCGGTTTGAGCCGGCCAACGCCATTGCGGTAAGTGACGGTGACGAGATTGATATTTCCATTGCCAACCAGTGGGCCATCGAGTCGGCGGCCTTCATCGAGAACGAGCAGAGTATTTTCAAGGGGCGCGTCAAGCTCAACTACGGTCTCCGCCTCAGCTACTTCGCCTACCTCGGTGGGCGCAACGTCTACGAATTCGGGGAAGCACCGCGGCAGGGGATCGCCCGGCCCCTCACCAACGCGACGTCTACCGACCGGGGGGAGACGATCAAGGATTGGTACAATCTGGAACCCCGGGCTTCGATCCAGTACCAGCTCAATACGTCCAGCTCCCTCAAGGCCAGTTACCAGCGGACGGCCCAGTACATCCACCTGCTGAGTAATACGACGGCCTCCGTCCCCCTCGACATTTGGACGCCAAGCACGAACAATATCGATCCGCAGCTGGCGGACCAGTACGCCATCGGCTACTTCCGCAACTTCAAAAACAATACCTACGAAGCCAGCGCGGAGACCTACTATAAGGACTTCTCCAACCTCATCGATTACGTCGACGGAGCCGACCTTGTCCTCAACGAACTCGTGGAGGGGCAGATCCTGCCCGGCAAGGGGCGGGCTTACGGCCTCGAGTTGCAGGTCAAAAAAGTCAAGGGCCGTTTCAACGGCTGGATCAACTACACGCTTGCGCGCACCGAATTGCTCACCGAAGGCATCAACGACGACGATTGGTACCCGAGCCGGTTCGACCAGACCCATAATTTAAACGTCACTGGTTTTTACGAGATCAACGATCGGTGGACCTTCAGTTCCACGTTCGCCTACATCACCGGCACGCCGGTCACGCTCGCCAGCTCCGGGTACTACCAATTGGGGTATTTCGTGCCCAACAACGAGGGGGCGGGCCGCAATAACTTCCGCATCCCCGATTACCACCGGCTGGACATCAGTTTCACGCTCGACCCCAAGAAGGAGAAGGCGGACAAGCGGTGGCAAGGACAGTGGGTCTTCGGGGTTTACAACCTTTATTCCCGCCGCAACCCGATCACTGTTTCCGGGCGGCAGGACGCGGATATCCGGCCCATCCTCGGCCAGCCGATCTCTACGGAAAGCGTCAAGCTGAGCGTCGTTGGCAACTTCATCCCATCCGTCAGTTACAATTTCAAATTCAAGTAA
- a CDS encoding thiamine pyrophosphate-dependent enzyme gives MTTTLPSLEFDQFTYSDADLLRFYEALLRPRLIEEKMLKQLRQGVISKWFSGIGQEAISVGCALALVRSEWMFTMHRNLGVFTTREVPLPQLFAQWQGKPGGFTKGRDRSFHFGSPEHHIVGMISHLGPQLALAAGVALRHKLMGEQKVSLAFTGDGGTSEGDFHEALNIAAVWQLPVIFVIENNGYGLSTPVREQYACANLADRGVGYGMRSVTIDGNNILEVHDTIAKLATELRTNPEPVLVECQTFRVRGHEEASGVKYVPKEQIEAWTERDPVERFADHLLERNILTKADQQAMAKRIKAEITAGLKAADALPAATGDPEREVADLFHPYSAPAPAPAVETSTMRFIDAISDGLRQSMRRHDDLVLMGQDIADYGGVFKITDGFMDEFGAGRVRNTPLCESGVIGVGLGLSIAGGKAMVEMQFGDFVTCGFNQIVNNLAKLHYRWGQRADVTVRLPVGGGVGAGPYHSQTMEAWFTAVPGLKIAYPSSPADAKGMLMSALNDPNPVLFFEHKALYRSLSEEVPAGDHFVPIGKARTIREGTAASIITYGMGVHWALKAVEKADLDVEILDLRSLAPLDYDSIRASVSKTSRALILHEANLTGGFGGELAAWIGEHCFEQLDAPVTRLAAMDTPVPFAAALEADYLPEGRLEQSLERLLAY, from the coding sequence ATGACCACCACGCTTCCTTCCCTCGAATTTGATCAGTTCACTTACTCCGACGCAGACTTACTCCGTTTCTACGAGGCCCTCCTCCGCCCCCGGCTGATCGAGGAAAAGATGCTGAAGCAACTCCGCCAGGGGGTGATCTCCAAGTGGTTCTCCGGTATCGGCCAGGAAGCCATTAGTGTCGGTTGTGCGCTAGCGCTGGTGCGGAGCGAATGGATGTTCACCATGCACCGTAATCTGGGGGTGTTCACGACGCGGGAGGTACCCCTCCCCCAACTTTTTGCCCAGTGGCAGGGGAAGCCGGGTGGGTTCACGAAGGGCCGTGACCGGAGTTTCCACTTCGGCTCACCGGAGCACCACATTGTGGGGATGATCTCCCACCTCGGGCCCCAATTGGCCCTGGCCGCCGGGGTAGCCCTCCGCCACAAACTGATGGGCGAGCAAAAGGTCAGCCTCGCCTTCACGGGAGATGGTGGAACGAGTGAGGGAGACTTCCACGAAGCCCTCAACATTGCCGCCGTGTGGCAACTCCCCGTCATCTTCGTGATCGAAAATAATGGGTACGGACTTTCCACACCCGTCCGGGAACAATACGCCTGCGCTAACCTGGCGGACCGAGGTGTGGGCTACGGCATGCGCTCGGTTACCATTGATGGAAACAACATCCTGGAAGTCCACGACACCATCGCCAAATTGGCCACCGAACTACGTACTAATCCGGAACCCGTCCTGGTCGAGTGCCAGACCTTCCGCGTACGGGGCCACGAAGAAGCATCGGGGGTGAAGTACGTCCCCAAAGAACAGATCGAAGCCTGGACGGAACGGGACCCCGTCGAACGTTTCGCCGATCATCTGCTGGAAAGAAATATCCTGACGAAGGCGGACCAACAGGCAATGGCGAAGCGCATCAAGGCGGAGATCACCGCCGGGCTTAAGGCCGCCGATGCACTTCCCGCCGCAACGGGTGATCCCGAGCGGGAGGTGGCCGATCTTTTCCATCCTTACTCGGCACCTGCGCCAGCGCCCGCTGTAGAGACCAGCACAATGCGCTTTATCGACGCGATTTCGGACGGACTCCGCCAGTCCATGCGCCGGCACGACGACCTTGTTCTGATGGGCCAGGATATCGCCGACTACGGTGGCGTCTTCAAGATCACGGACGGCTTCATGGATGAGTTTGGTGCCGGCCGCGTCCGCAACACGCCGCTCTGTGAAAGTGGGGTGATCGGTGTCGGACTGGGCCTCAGCATCGCCGGTGGCAAGGCGATGGTGGAAATGCAATTTGGTGATTTCGTGACCTGCGGCTTCAATCAGATCGTCAATAACCTGGCCAAACTTCACTACCGGTGGGGGCAACGCGCGGACGTCACCGTTCGCCTCCCCGTTGGTGGCGGCGTTGGCGCCGGGCCCTACCACAGCCAGACGATGGAAGCCTGGTTCACGGCCGTCCCCGGATTGAAAATTGCCTACCCCAGCTCCCCTGCAGACGCGAAGGGAATGCTGATGAGCGCTCTGAATGACCCTAACCCCGTCCTCTTCTTTGAACATAAGGCCCTATACCGATCGCTTTCGGAGGAAGTGCCAGCGGGTGACCACTTCGTACCGATTGGGAAAGCACGCACCATCCGGGAAGGCACCGCGGCTAGCATCATTACGTACGGGATGGGCGTCCACTGGGCACTGAAGGCCGTAGAAAAGGCTGACCTGGACGTAGAAATCCTGGACCTCCGTAGCCTCGCGCCGCTGGACTACGATAGTATTCGGGCGTCCGTCAGCAAAACGAGTCGTGCCCTGATCCTGCACGAGGCCAACCTGACCGGCGGCTTCGGTGGGGAACTGGCAGCGTGGATTGGTGAGCACTGTTTCGAGCAGCTGGATGCTCCGGTGACGCGCCTTGCGGCCATGGATACGCCGGTTCCATTTGCTGCCGCACTGGAGGCTGACTATTTGCCGGAAGGGCGCTTGGAGCAGTCGTTGGAGAGATTGCTGGCTTACTAG
- a CDS encoding DUF5606 domain-containing protein, producing MKLSQIIAITGLPGLYSVITERKGGFIVESLADGKRRFAPHRKHQFAPLESMAMFTDDGEAEPLDKLFKRMNEQAEDNPAPKPKSSKNVLFEYIADILPNYDPEQVHASDITRLLKWYHFMVANDLFGGDEEE from the coding sequence ATGAAACTCAGTCAAATCATTGCCATTACCGGGTTGCCCGGGCTTTACTCCGTCATCACCGAACGGAAGGGTGGCTTTATCGTGGAATCCCTGGCCGACGGGAAGCGCCGCTTCGCCCCCCACCGCAAGCACCAATTCGCGCCCCTGGAAAGCATGGCCATGTTTACCGACGACGGTGAGGCAGAACCACTAGATAAGCTCTTCAAGCGCATGAACGAGCAGGCGGAAGACAACCCCGCGCCCAAGCCAAAGTCGAGCAAAAACGTCCTCTTCGAATACATCGCGGACATCCTGCCCAACTACGACCCCGAGCAGGTGCACGCCAGCGACATCACCCGCCTGCTGAAGTGGTACCACTTTATGGTGGCCAACGATCTTTTCGGCGGAGACGAAGAGGAATAA
- a CDS encoding OmpA family protein, giving the protein MRRALTLLTFLLITAGTVASAQELGEIQLRNPSFEDMPRNSAPPRGWTNCGFPGETPPDVHPDPRFEFQVAKAAQHGMTYLGMVTRENETYEAVGQMLSEDFVAGQCYELNVQLARSETYLSRSRRTNLPSNYVTPAVLRIYGGYSICQRGEKIGESAIVSNYDWREYRVKLEPSEAYTHIILEVYYKPQSMLPYNGNILLDNAQALKPIPCDEDLSVPTDTPVMDAPVTFVDPDENIQTQPVVRREIEPATPEPEPAVATPAEPKIKLGNTTASLKEGQVFRIEKITFKADSDELADGSEEALDEILGFLQQNDDIIIEVGGHASFMASSTYANDLSTQRARSVIKYLRSHAIEKNRMFPKGYGNTRPVCTSRDADCNARNQRVEIKILRLNS; this is encoded by the coding sequence ATGCGCAGAGCACTGACCCTCCTTACATTTCTTTTGATCACCGCCGGCACTGTCGCCAGCGCGCAGGAGTTGGGGGAGATCCAATTGCGGAACCCCTCCTTTGAGGATATGCCCCGGAATAGCGCTCCACCCCGCGGCTGGACGAACTGTGGCTTCCCCGGCGAAACGCCCCCCGACGTTCATCCAGACCCCCGTTTTGAATTCCAGGTAGCGAAGGCGGCCCAACACGGGATGACTTACCTCGGGATGGTGACGCGCGAGAATGAGACCTACGAAGCTGTGGGGCAAATGCTCTCCGAAGACTTCGTGGCCGGCCAGTGTTACGAACTCAACGTCCAACTCGCCCGATCCGAAACCTACCTGAGCCGGAGCCGCCGGACGAACTTGCCGAGTAATTACGTTACGCCCGCGGTACTGCGGATCTACGGAGGTTACTCCATCTGCCAACGCGGCGAGAAAATCGGTGAATCGGCCATCGTCTCCAATTACGACTGGCGGGAGTACCGGGTTAAACTGGAACCTTCCGAAGCGTACACCCATATTATTCTGGAGGTCTACTACAAGCCGCAGAGCATGCTGCCCTACAACGGTAACATCCTGCTGGACAACGCCCAGGCGTTAAAGCCCATCCCCTGCGACGAAGACTTGAGCGTACCGACGGATACCCCGGTAATGGATGCCCCCGTAACCTTTGTGGACCCGGACGAAAACATCCAAACGCAACCGGTCGTACGGAGAGAAATAGAACCCGCTACACCAGAACCCGAGCCGGCCGTGGCCACTCCAGCCGAACCGAAGATCAAACTGGGTAACACCACGGCTTCCTTGAAAGAAGGGCAGGTCTTCCGCATCGAAAAGATCACCTTTAAAGCGGATAGCGACGAGCTGGCGGACGGTAGCGAAGAGGCCCTGGATGAGATCCTGGGTTTCCTGCAGCAGAACGATGACATCATCATCGAAGTAGGTGGCCACGCCAGTTTTATGGCCAGCTCTACCTACGCCAATGACCTGAGCACCCAACGCGCGCGGAGCGTCATTAAATACTTGCGGTCCCATGCGATCGAGAAGAACCGGATGTTCCCGAAGGGCTACGGCAATACCCGGCCGGTTTGTACTTCGCGGGATGCTGATTGTAACGCCCGGAACCAACGGGTGGAGATCAAGATCTTGCGGTTGAATAGTTAG
- a CDS encoding M23 family metallopeptidase, which produces MFILRFLPVLFLALLLAPAAAQENYAPPLKGPLLVTGTFGELRSDHYHAGLDFRAGTNTPVYAVQDGFVSRIKITGGGYGQAIYVDHPDGFRSVYAHLETLAPELLDTLRARQFQYTSFDQDLKFDSLAFPIERGQKIGGVGNRGHSFGPHLHFEMREIDGDVPVNPMRFGFSIPDKRSPQIRSLRVYELEASGHEISATTYQIGRPGRGQRALPDTIFTSVPDVGIAVKTYDRQDAMPNWNGIYSATLTVDTLRQSGILHDRIPFEDTRYLNAATDYREWTKNTSWFHRLWALPRVQSKGGGALNEGSWIKLQANVPKTVTVDVSDFAGNVSQQKFILKYRPGKEPRVAHPHQYFIPADEESIIERPGFKVFFPDGALYEDLYFQFTELNDNSADRFSPTYHLHDPLTPLQEPLTIGLAPNRIIPDSLTGHVYLGRCDEEGTSAAGVTALDPETGMYVTRVMSFGDYALFLDIIPPTVQINSFPTNLSRYAGFSVIAKDAVGSSRLEFRGTVDGEWVLLEYDAKNDKLTHNFRDSNLARGRHTFALTVTDARGNTTVWKRNFTR; this is translated from the coding sequence ATGTTCATCCTGCGTTTCCTCCCGGTCCTGTTTCTTGCCCTTTTGTTGGCACCCGCGGCAGCGCAGGAAAATTACGCGCCACCGCTGAAGGGGCCACTGCTCGTTACGGGCACTTTTGGTGAATTGCGGAGCGACCACTACCACGCCGGGCTTGATTTCCGGGCGGGCACAAATACGCCCGTTTATGCGGTGCAGGACGGTTTCGTGAGCCGCATTAAGATCACCGGTGGCGGTTACGGCCAGGCCATTTACGTCGACCATCCGGACGGTTTCCGCTCCGTCTACGCTCACCTAGAGACACTGGCACCGGAGTTGCTGGATACGCTGCGCGCCCGGCAATTTCAGTATACCAGTTTCGATCAGGATCTGAAATTTGACTCGCTCGCTTTCCCCATAGAACGCGGCCAGAAAATTGGTGGGGTAGGGAACCGGGGCCACAGTTTTGGGCCCCACCTCCACTTCGAGATGCGGGAAATTGACGGCGACGTGCCGGTCAATCCCATGCGTTTCGGCTTTTCGATTCCCGATAAACGTTCCCCCCAGATCCGCAGCTTGCGGGTTTACGAACTCGAAGCGAGCGGCCACGAAATCTCCGCAACCACCTACCAGATCGGCCGGCCGGGGCGGGGGCAACGTGCTTTGCCGGATACTATCTTTACGAGCGTGCCCGACGTCGGTATTGCCGTAAAGACTTACGACCGCCAGGACGCGATGCCCAACTGGAACGGTATCTATTCGGCCACGCTTACGGTGGATACGCTGCGACAATCCGGCATTCTGCACGACCGCATTCCCTTCGAAGACACCCGCTACCTCAACGCCGCGACGGACTACCGCGAGTGGACGAAGAACACCTCCTGGTTCCACCGTTTGTGGGCGCTGCCGCGGGTGCAAAGCAAAGGGGGCGGAGCGCTGAACGAGGGCTCGTGGATCAAACTCCAGGCTAACGTACCGAAAACCGTAACGGTGGACGTGAGCGACTTCGCCGGTAACGTGAGCCAGCAAAAGTTCATCCTTAAGTACCGCCCGGGGAAGGAACCACGGGTAGCGCACCCCCACCAGTACTTCATCCCCGCCGACGAAGAGAGCATCATTGAGCGGCCGGGCTTCAAGGTGTTCTTTCCAGACGGCGCGCTGTACGAAGATCTTTACTTCCAGTTCACCGAACTGAACGATAACTCGGCCGACCGCTTCAGCCCCACTTACCACCTGCACGACCCGTTGACACCGCTGCAGGAACCACTGACAATTGGGCTAGCCCCGAACCGCATCATTCCAGACAGCTTAACTGGCCACGTTTATTTAGGCCGCTGCGACGAAGAAGGAACCTCCGCGGCCGGAGTGACGGCGCTGGATCCAGAAACCGGGATGTACGTAACCCGGGTGATGAGTTTTGGGGACTACGCACTGTTTCTGGATATCATCCCCCCAACGGTACAGATCAACTCCTTCCCTACCAACCTGAGCCGCTACGCCGGTTTTAGTGTGATCGCGAAAGACGCCGTTGGTAGTAGCCGACTAGAGTTCCGGGGCACCGTCGACGGAGAATGGGTGTTACTTGAATACGACGCCAAGAACGATAAACTGACCCATAATTTCCGGGATAGTAACCTTGCCCGCGGGCGACATACCTTTGCCCTCACCGTAACCGACGCCCGGGGAAATACGACCGTCTGGAAACGAAATTTTACCCGCTAA